In a single window of the Planctomycetia bacterium genome:
- a CDS encoding EutN/CcmL family microcompartment protein, with product MFVAKVTGSVVASHKVDSMRGQKLLIVEPYRIDPANRQKLITTGRTFIACDTIGAGEGEFVLIVQGSSARLTPETKSLPIDAVIIGIVDTVQVDNQNVFDRQTQ from the coding sequence ATGTTCGTGGCAAAAGTAACCGGCAGCGTCGTGGCGTCGCACAAGGTCGACTCGATGCGCGGCCAAAAGCTGCTCATCGTCGAGCCGTATCGAATCGATCCGGCGAACCGGCAAAAGCTGATTACGACCGGTCGAACGTTCATCGCCTGCGACACGATCGGAGCGGGCGAAGGAGAGTTCGTGCTGATCGTGCAAGGCTCCAGCGCTCGCCTCACGCCGGAAACGAAAAGCCTCCCGATCGACGCCGTGATCATCGGCATCGTCGACACGGTGCAGGTGGACAATCAAAACGTGTTCGATCGACAGACACAATAG
- a CDS encoding ABC transporter ATP-binding protein, producing the protein MIATPPNSAEKPSAADRAAQAPILVVKDLCKYFPVRRGIFARVRDWVKAVDDVSFTLERGETLGLVGESGCGKTTVGRAILQLIRPTSGQVTFEGHSMLDLPRNELRALRPKMQIIFQDPYGSLNPRMTIGNAVGEPLRIHGVAKGPAVRERVSLLLRQVGLPADAANRYPHEFSGGQRQRVGIARALAMNPAFIVCDEPTSALDVSIRAQVINLLQDLQNELGLSYLMISHDLAAVRHISRRVAVMYLGRIVELAPTKLLYAEPRHPYTRVLLSAIPVPDPSQRRERVTAVDDEIPSPINVPKGCAFHPRCPLYELLGKPERCRTELPALEPIALGSPHLARCHYHAETPKLATLATGKS; encoded by the coding sequence ATGATCGCCACCCCTCCGAACTCCGCCGAGAAACCGAGCGCCGCCGACCGTGCAGCGCAAGCGCCGATCTTGGTGGTCAAAGATTTGTGTAAGTACTTTCCGGTCCGTCGCGGGATCTTCGCGAGGGTGCGCGATTGGGTGAAAGCGGTCGACGACGTCAGCTTCACGCTCGAACGAGGCGAAACGCTCGGGCTCGTCGGCGAGAGCGGCTGCGGCAAGACGACCGTCGGCCGCGCGATTCTGCAACTCATTCGCCCGACCTCGGGACAAGTGACGTTCGAAGGGCACTCGATGCTCGATCTTCCGCGCAACGAACTGCGCGCGCTGCGGCCGAAGATGCAGATCATCTTTCAAGACCCTTACGGCTCGCTGAATCCGCGGATGACGATCGGCAACGCCGTCGGCGAACCGCTGAGGATTCACGGCGTCGCGAAGGGGCCGGCCGTGCGTGAGCGCGTCTCGCTCTTGTTGCGCCAAGTCGGCTTGCCGGCCGACGCGGCGAATCGCTATCCGCACGAGTTCAGCGGCGGGCAACGGCAACGGGTCGGCATCGCGCGCGCTCTGGCGATGAACCCGGCGTTCATCGTGTGCGACGAACCGACCAGCGCGCTCGACGTTTCGATTCGCGCCCAGGTGATCAATCTGCTGCAAGATTTGCAAAACGAGCTGGGCTTAAGCTATTTGATGATCAGCCACGACCTGGCGGCGGTGCGGCATATCAGCCGGCGCGTGGCGGTCATGTATCTCGGGCGGATCGTCGAACTCGCGCCGACGAAACTGCTCTACGCCGAGCCACGGCATCCGTATACACGCGTGCTGCTCTCGGCGATCCCGGTGCCCGACCCCTCGCAGCGGCGCGAGCGCGTGACGGCGGTCGACGACGAAATCCCTTCGCCGATCAACGTGCCGAAGGGCTGCGCATTCCATCCCCGCTGCCCGCTCTATGAATTGCTCGGCAAACCAGAACGCTGCCGCACGGAGCTACCTGCGTTAGAGCCGATCGCGCTGGGCTCACCGCATCTAGCGCGCTGCCACTACCACGCGGAAACACCGAAGCTCGCGACGTTAGCAACGGGTAAATCTTAG
- a CDS encoding BMC domain-containing protein, with translation MAKLSEALGMIETKGFVALVEASDAMMKAANVRFLGWDKVGSGLVTAFVTGDVAAVKAATDAGAAAAGRIGEVVSVQVIPRPHDDIGIVLPQGLTSVE, from the coding sequence ATGGCGAAGTTGAGTGAAGCGCTGGGCATGATCGAAACCAAGGGCTTCGTCGCCCTGGTCGAAGCCAGCGATGCGATGATGAAGGCGGCCAACGTGCGCTTTCTCGGTTGGGACAAAGTCGGCAGCGGGCTCGTCACGGCGTTCGTGACCGGCGACGTGGCGGCCGTCAAGGCTGCGACCGATGCCGGTGCCGCGGCTGCCGGACGCATCGGCGAAGTCGTCAGCGTGCAGGTGATCCCGCGTCCGCACGACGACATCGGCATCGTCTTGCCGCAAGGTCTGACGAGCGTCGAGTAG
- a CDS encoding ABC transporter ATP-binding protein produces the protein MTAPPPIHSATTAAGSSEPVVLEVRDLRTYFHTEYGTALAVDGISFSVRRGQTLAVVGESGCGKTVTALSILKLIPMPPGEIVSGQILLGGVDLVTLSPKAMQAVRGGQAAMVFQEPATSLNPVFTIGDQISEAIRLHRRLSKQEARAEVLRLLTEVRMSEPERRVDQYPHELSGGMKQRAMIAMALSCNPQLIIADEPTTALDVTIQARILETLRQMREKHGTAVLLITHDLGVVAETADDVVVMYAGRIVEKADVRSLFAKPLHPYTIGLFNSLPGLDGSRERLQAIPGSVPPPTRFPSGCRFRERCPLAAAKCLEDPPLVEIDPGHASACWFAADLAAGRKVDFTTVGSAEKTT, from the coding sequence ATGACAGCTCCCCCGCCGATCCATTCCGCGACGACTGCCGCCGGCTCGTCCGAACCCGTGGTGCTGGAAGTTCGCGATCTGCGGACCTACTTCCACACCGAATACGGCACGGCGCTGGCCGTCGATGGGATTTCGTTTTCCGTCCGCCGCGGACAGACACTCGCCGTCGTCGGCGAAAGCGGCTGCGGTAAGACCGTCACGGCCTTGAGCATCTTAAAGCTCATTCCGATGCCGCCCGGAGAAATCGTCTCGGGTCAAATCCTCCTCGGCGGGGTCGATCTCGTCACGCTTTCGCCGAAAGCGATGCAAGCGGTTCGTGGCGGACAAGCGGCGATGGTGTTTCAAGAACCGGCCACGAGTCTGAATCCCGTCTTCACGATCGGCGACCAGATCAGCGAAGCGATCCGATTGCATCGCCGGCTGTCGAAGCAAGAGGCGCGCGCCGAGGTGCTGCGCTTGCTCACCGAAGTTCGGATGAGCGAGCCGGAGCGCCGAGTCGATCAGTATCCGCACGAGCTCTCCGGCGGCATGAAGCAACGGGCCATGATCGCGATGGCCCTGTCGTGCAATCCGCAATTGATTATCGCCGACGAGCCGACGACGGCGCTCGACGTGACGATCCAAGCCCGCATCTTGGAAACGCTCCGGCAGATGCGCGAGAAGCACGGCACGGCGGTCCTCCTCATTACACACGATCTCGGCGTCGTCGCCGAAACGGCCGACGACGTCGTCGTGATGTATGCGGGCCGGATCGTCGAGAAGGCCGACGTTCGCTCGCTGTTCGCGAAGCCGCTGCATCCTTACACGATCGGCCTGTTCAACAGCTTGCCGGGGCTCGACGGAAGCCGCGAGCGTCTGCAAGCCATTCCCGGCAGCGTGCCGCCGCCGACGCGCTTTCCGAGCGGTTGCCGGTTTCGCGAGCGCTGTCCGTTGGCTGCGGCGAAGTGCCTGGAAGATCCGCCGCTCGTCGAGATCGATCCCGGGCACGCTTCGGCTTGTTGGTTCGCCGCCGATCTAGCCGCCGGCCGCAAGGTCGACTTCACGACCGTCGGCAGCGCGGAGAAAACAACATGA
- a CDS encoding trypsin-like peptidase domain-containing protein — translation MTPLVKAVQGARPSIVNIHGEKVVANEGGPVAPGERRRVNGMGTGIVIDERGYIITNHHVVDGVRKILVTTHDEQTYIATMISHDPKTDLAIIKIDAPEPLPVMKIGTSADLMTGETVIAVGNAFGYEHTVTQGIISALHRSVQVSDTQSYEDLIQTDASINPGNSGGPLLNIDGEMVGINVAVRAGAQGIGFSIPVDKALNIATDLLSTRRIDRTWHGMVVEGAKSSLDGAVLKEVLDDSPAALIGLRAGDIVKSVASTQVQRVLDIERGFLGKQPGSPVEVTIERDHKTEKFDLVVASVPDKMRSSDRVMVAGGDRFWSILGLKMEPVPQRQFQSYRTRYRGGLVVTDVKNEGPAAKQGIRRGDILVGMHIWETVTVDNVNYILDRPDFATLEPVKFYIVRGTETLFGHMSVARNTQ, via the coding sequence ATGACGCCGCTCGTCAAAGCGGTGCAAGGTGCTCGGCCGTCGATCGTAAACATTCACGGCGAGAAAGTCGTCGCGAATGAAGGGGGCCCTGTCGCGCCCGGCGAACGTCGCCGCGTGAACGGCATGGGCACCGGCATCGTCATCGACGAGCGCGGCTACATTATTACCAACCATCACGTCGTCGACGGCGTGCGTAAGATCCTCGTCACCACGCACGACGAGCAAACCTATATCGCCACGATGATTTCGCACGATCCCAAAACGGATCTGGCGATCATCAAGATCGACGCCCCCGAACCGCTACCGGTCATGAAGATCGGCACGTCGGCGGATCTGATGACAGGCGAGACCGTGATCGCGGTCGGCAATGCGTTCGGCTACGAACATACCGTGACGCAGGGGATCATCAGCGCGCTGCATCGCTCGGTGCAAGTGAGCGATACGCAGAGCTATGAAGACCTGATCCAAACCGATGCCAGCATCAACCCGGGCAACTCCGGCGGTCCGTTGTTGAATATCGACGGCGAGATGGTCGGCATCAACGTCGCCGTGCGAGCCGGAGCACAGGGGATCGGTTTCTCGATTCCGGTCGACAAGGCGCTCAACATCGCCACCGATCTACTCAGCACGCGGCGGATCGATCGCACGTGGCACGGAATGGTCGTCGAAGGGGCCAAGTCGAGCCTCGACGGAGCCGTGTTGAAGGAAGTGCTCGACGATAGCCCCGCGGCCTTGATCGGGCTTCGCGCCGGCGACATCGTGAAGTCGGTCGCCTCGACGCAAGTGCAACGGGTCTTGGATATTGAACGAGGGTTTCTCGGCAAGCAGCCGGGCTCGCCGGTCGAAGTCACGATCGAGCGGGACCACAAGACCGAGAAGTTCGATCTCGTCGTCGCGTCGGTGCCCGATAAGATGCGCTCGTCGGATCGGGTCATGGTTGCCGGCGGCGATCGGTTCTGGTCGATTCTCGGCTTGAAGATGGAGCCGGTTCCGCAACGCCAATTCCAATCGTACCGCACTCGCTATCGGGGCGGCCTCGTCGTGACGGATGTGAAGAACGAAGGCCCGGCCGCGAAGCAAGGAATTCGTCGCGGCGACATCTTGGTCGGGATGCACATCTGGGAAACGGTCACGGTCGACAATGTGAACTACATTCTCGATCGGCCCGACTTCGCGACCCTCGAACCGGTGAAGTTCTATATCGTGCGAGGCACGGAAACGCTGTTCGGCCATATGTCGGTGGCGCGTAACACGCAGTAA
- a CDS encoding carbon dioxide concentrating mechanism protein CcmL, with product MRIGEVIGTVTLSRRHASLIGGSFRLVVAKSLANLQGTSTEQGEELVVYDDLGAGIGSMIAFSEGVEAAQPFAPNYKPLDAYNAAILDQIEIAH from the coding sequence ATGCGTATCGGAGAAGTGATCGGCACGGTGACGCTCAGCCGGAGGCATGCCAGCCTCATCGGCGGGAGCTTTCGCTTGGTCGTCGCGAAGTCGCTGGCGAATCTCCAGGGAACATCGACGGAGCAGGGAGAAGAGTTGGTCGTGTACGACGACCTCGGAGCCGGGATCGGAAGCATGATCGCGTTCAGCGAAGGAGTCGAAGCGGCTCAACCTTTCGCGCCGAACTACAAGCCGCTCGACGCCTACAACGCCGCCATCTTAGATCAAATAGAAATCGCCCATTAG
- a CDS encoding phosphate propanoyltransferase: MSIAPTLDRAAIERIVREIVYKQPAAAQNGSSAQRELAVSVSARHVHLTDADVEILFGRGAVLTPDKPLYQDGFFAAAETVMVVGPRRRMLPTVRVLGPTRPFSQVELAFTDGISLGIDLPVRASGKIEGTPGCVLVGPKGVVELKEGVIRAERHVHMNFDDAARYGVKNGDRMNLRIHSSCGIVFENLLVRADATSKLEVHIDTDEGNAADLDHATKVELLKQ; the protein is encoded by the coding sequence ATGAGCATCGCCCCCACGTTAGACCGCGCCGCGATCGAGCGGATCGTCCGTGAGATCGTCTATAAGCAGCCTGCCGCCGCGCAGAACGGAAGTTCCGCGCAGCGCGAATTGGCCGTCAGCGTTTCCGCGCGCCATGTGCATCTCACCGATGCCGACGTCGAAATCTTGTTCGGCCGCGGAGCCGTGCTCACGCCCGACAAGCCCCTCTATCAAGACGGCTTCTTCGCCGCCGCCGAGACCGTGATGGTCGTCGGTCCGCGCCGCCGGATGTTGCCGACCGTGCGCGTGCTCGGGCCGACGCGCCCGTTCAGCCAAGTCGAGCTCGCCTTTACCGACGGCATTTCGCTTGGGATCGACCTGCCCGTCCGTGCTAGCGGCAAGATCGAGGGAACTCCCGGTTGCGTGCTCGTCGGGCCGAAGGGGGTCGTCGAATTGAAGGAAGGGGTGATTCGCGCCGAGCGGCACGTACACATGAACTTCGACGATGCCGCCCGCTACGGCGTGAAGAACGGCGACCGCATGAACCTGCGGATTCATTCGAGTTGCGGAATCGTGTTCGAGAACTTGCTGGTTCGCGCCGATGCGACGAGCAAGCTCGAAGTGCATATCGATACCGATGAAGGGAACGCGGCCGATCTCGACCACGCGACCAAGGTCGAGCTTTTGAAACAGTAA
- a CDS encoding lactate/malate dehydrogenase family protein, translating into MKVSIIGGAGLVGSCTAFALQTGKVVREIALLDVNAEAVEGQALDLLHGATLMADQKISSGGYEHIPTSDLICITAGLRRKPDESRLDLINRNTDLFVGILNEIVKVGIKPGAIVVVVSNPVDILTYVAAQRLKLPPAQVIGLGTVLDTIRFRSLIADKLDAAPTQVSALILGEHGDSMVPIWSSASVAGLPLEKFPGWQPRLADELFTRTKGSGAEVIKKKGGAGFAVGLAIQAVIEAVALDRRCVLPVSSVQNGCYGIRDVAISVPTVVGRKGVLATHEIELWPKEVQALKRSAQVLKETQDKVLARIAGK; encoded by the coding sequence ATGAAAGTCAGCATCATCGGCGGGGCAGGGCTCGTGGGCTCATGCACTGCGTTCGCGTTGCAAACGGGCAAAGTCGTCCGCGAGATCGCGCTGTTAGACGTCAACGCCGAAGCGGTCGAGGGGCAAGCTCTCGATCTGTTGCACGGCGCCACGCTCATGGCCGACCAAAAGATTTCGTCCGGCGGCTACGAACACATTCCCACCAGCGACCTGATCTGCATCACGGCCGGCCTGCGGCGCAAGCCGGATGAAAGCCGGCTCGATCTCATCAATCGCAACACCGATCTCTTCGTCGGCATCTTGAACGAGATCGTCAAGGTCGGCATCAAGCCGGGCGCGATCGTCGTCGTGGTGTCGAACCCGGTCGATATTCTCACGTATGTCGCCGCGCAACGGCTCAAGCTCCCGCCGGCGCAAGTCATCGGGCTCGGCACCGTGCTCGATACGATTCGCTTCCGCAGCTTGATCGCCGACAAGCTCGACGCCGCGCCGACGCAAGTCTCGGCCCTCATCCTGGGCGAGCACGGCGATAGCATGGTGCCGATCTGGTCGAGCGCGAGCGTCGCTGGGTTGCCGCTCGAAAAGTTTCCTGGCTGGCAGCCCCGCTTGGCTGATGAACTCTTCACGCGCACGAAGGGCTCCGGTGCGGAAGTGATTAAGAAAAAGGGAGGCGCAGGCTTCGCCGTCGGCCTTGCGATTCAAGCCGTGATCGAAGCCGTCGCACTCGACCGGCGCTGCGTGCTGCCGGTGTCGAGCGTGCAGAACGGCTGCTACGGCATTCGCGACGTCGCAATTTCGGTCCCGACCGTGGTCGGCCGCAAGGGAGTACTCGCCACGCACGAAATCGAACTCTGGCCGAAGGAAGTGCAAGCCTTGAAGCGCAGCGCACAAGTCCTTAAAGAAACCCAAGACAAAGTTCTAGCTCGCATCGCCGGTAAGTAG
- a CDS encoding aldehyde dehydrogenase EutE gives MQTEDLIRNVVQEVLKNLGTSGLGARAHAGAKSFTGRYGIFTDVDEAVAAATEAFEQLSKRTIEDRKRIIDHIRRISIDQCVELGTAEMNETKVGRLVHKIEKLKTLGQRTPGVEFMRSEVFSGDHGLAVIEHAPFGVIGCITPVTHSLPTITGNAVSMIAGGNTLVVNPHPSGKKIAAEGVRRFNEAIYRDVGIDNLICVIAEPTLDTANGIFKHRGVKLICVTGGPAVARAALNSGKRAVVAGPGNPPVVVDETADLDRAAAAMILGASYDNNLLCIAEKEVFVVESVFDQMMAAMDRAGAARLNAREVDALTKVAIIKVGEGEHKHDAPAKEFLGQDAAVLARGIGKSVSDKTELLFGETDETNPFVPVEQMMPFLPFIRCRNVDEAIAKAKFYEHGFRHTAIIHSNNVRNMTKMGREMDTTLFVKNGPCMASLGLGGEGYLSFSIATPTGEGVTTPLTFTRERRCSLIDDLRILGKA, from the coding sequence ATGCAGACCGAAGACCTGATTCGTAACGTCGTTCAAGAAGTCTTGAAGAATCTCGGCACGTCGGGCCTCGGCGCTCGGGCGCATGCCGGCGCGAAGTCGTTTACCGGACGTTACGGCATCTTCACCGATGTCGATGAAGCGGTCGCGGCGGCGACGGAGGCGTTCGAGCAACTCTCGAAGCGGACGATCGAAGACCGGAAGCGGATCATCGACCACATCCGCCGGATCTCGATCGATCAATGCGTCGAGCTCGGCACCGCCGAAATGAACGAAACCAAAGTCGGCCGCTTGGTCCACAAGATCGAGAAGCTGAAGACCCTCGGGCAGCGCACTCCGGGCGTCGAGTTCATGCGCAGCGAAGTCTTCAGCGGAGACCACGGCCTCGCCGTGATCGAGCACGCCCCGTTCGGCGTCATCGGCTGCATCACGCCGGTCACGCATTCCTTGCCGACCATCACGGGCAACGCCGTAAGTATGATCGCCGGCGGCAATACGCTGGTCGTCAATCCGCATCCGAGCGGCAAGAAGATCGCCGCCGAAGGGGTTCGCCGCTTCAACGAAGCGATTTATCGCGACGTCGGCATCGACAACCTAATCTGCGTGATCGCCGAGCCGACGCTCGACACCGCCAACGGCATCTTCAAGCATCGCGGCGTGAAGCTGATCTGCGTTACCGGGGGCCCGGCTGTCGCTCGGGCTGCTTTGAATAGCGGCAAACGGGCCGTTGTGGCGGGGCCGGGCAATCCGCCGGTCGTCGTCGACGAAACGGCCGATCTCGATCGGGCCGCGGCCGCGATGATCCTCGGCGCGTCGTACGACAACAACCTGCTTTGCATCGCCGAGAAAGAAGTCTTCGTCGTCGAGAGCGTCTTCGATCAGATGATGGCGGCGATGGATCGTGCCGGTGCCGCACGCTTGAACGCCCGCGAAGTCGATGCGCTCACGAAGGTCGCGATCATCAAAGTCGGCGAAGGGGAACACAAGCACGACGCACCGGCCAAGGAATTTCTCGGCCAAGATGCGGCGGTGCTCGCACGCGGCATCGGCAAGTCGGTTTCGGATAAAACGGAATTGCTCTTCGGCGAGACCGATGAGACGAACCCGTTCGTGCCCGTCGAACAGATGATGCCGTTCTTGCCGTTCATCCGCTGCCGCAACGTCGACGAAGCGATCGCGAAGGCGAAGTTCTACGAGCACGGCTTCCGCCACACCGCGATCATCCACTCGAACAACGTCCGCAACATGACGAAGATGGGCCGCGAGATGGACACGACCCTGTTCGTAAAAAACGGCCCTTGCATGGCTTCGCTCGGTCTCGGGGGAGAAGGTTATCTCTCGTTCTCGATCGCGACGCCGACCGGAGAAGGAGTGACGACGCCGCTGACGTTCACCCGCGAACGCCGCTGCTCGCTCATCGACGACCTGCGGATTTTGGGCAAGGCCTAA
- a CDS encoding EutN/CcmL family microcompartment protein, translating to MQLARVVGTTTSTIKHPTLQGWKMLVVQMLQADGRSPDGDPVVSIDSLGAGPGELVMITSDGSGTRDLMKSKNSPVRWSVLGIVDE from the coding sequence ATGCAATTGGCTCGCGTCGTCGGCACCACCACCAGTACGATCAAGCATCCGACTCTCCAGGGTTGGAAGATGCTCGTCGTGCAGATGTTGCAGGCCGATGGTCGTTCGCCGGACGGCGATCCCGTCGTCTCGATCGATAGCCTCGGGGCAGGGCCGGGAGAGTTGGTGATGATTACGAGCGACGGCAGCGGCACTCGCGACTTAATGAAGAGCAAGAACTCGCCGGTTCGTTGGAGCGTGTTGGGGATCGTCGACGAGTGA
- a CDS encoding acetate/propionate family kinase, giving the protein MKILVANLGSTSFKFRLFDMTDERQLARGGTERIGSPESKCFVEIAGKRSELTASVPDHAVAVRRCLEQLTDPVDGCLKDGSEVAAIGFKAVHGGTFSGVQRVTPDVLAAMEEMSRVAPAHNPPYIAAMRLLSEKLPEIPLVAAFETGFHQTIPARNYYYAVPYQWAEEYSIRRWGFHGASHRYIGGRCAELLGRKDLRVISCHLGGSNSLCAIRSGESVANSMGMSPQTGLLHNNRVSDFDPFALPVVMKRTGKSLEETLEVLANQSGLLGLSGVSEDIRDVNKAAAAGNARARLALDVFIGGIRQFLGAYLVELGGCDVIAFAGGIGENGVELRANVCAGLEELGIKLDAGRNAAAKGEGRISADESRTQVWIIPTNEEIVVARQSKQLLEAGK; this is encoded by the coding sequence ATGAAAATTCTCGTCGCCAACCTCGGCTCGACCAGTTTTAAGTTTCGTTTGTTCGACATGACCGACGAGCGCCAGTTGGCGCGCGGCGGAACCGAGCGCATCGGTTCTCCCGAGAGCAAGTGCTTCGTCGAGATCGCCGGCAAGCGGAGCGAGCTCACGGCCTCGGTGCCCGACCATGCGGTCGCGGTGCGCCGTTGCTTGGAGCAGCTGACCGATCCGGTCGATGGTTGTTTGAAGGACGGCAGCGAGGTGGCGGCGATCGGCTTCAAAGCGGTGCATGGGGGAACTTTCAGCGGCGTGCAGCGCGTCACTCCCGACGTGCTCGCGGCGATGGAAGAGATGAGTCGGGTCGCTCCGGCGCATAACCCTCCGTATATCGCGGCGATGCGGTTGCTGAGCGAGAAGCTGCCTGAGATTCCCTTGGTCGCGGCCTTCGAAACCGGCTTTCATCAGACGATCCCGGCGCGGAACTACTACTACGCCGTGCCGTATCAATGGGCGGAAGAGTACTCGATCCGACGTTGGGGTTTTCACGGCGCGAGCCACCGCTACATCGGCGGCCGGTGCGCCGAGTTGCTCGGACGAAAAGATCTGCGCGTGATCTCCTGCCATCTCGGCGGCTCGAACTCGCTTTGTGCGATTCGCAGCGGCGAGAGCGTGGCGAACAGCATGGGCATGAGCCCGCAGACCGGCTTGTTACACAACAACCGCGTCAGTGATTTCGATCCGTTTGCGCTGCCTGTAGTGATGAAGCGGACGGGCAAATCGCTCGAAGAAACGCTCGAAGTCTTAGCAAACCAAAGCGGGTTGCTCGGCTTAAGCGGCGTCTCGGAAGACATCCGCGATGTGAACAAAGCGGCTGCCGCAGGGAATGCCCGAGCGCGACTGGCACTCGACGTATTTATCGGCGGCATTCGTCAGTTTCTCGGAGCGTATCTCGTCGAGCTCGGCGGTTGCGATGTGATCGCCTTCGCCGGCGGCATCGGCGAGAACGGTGTCGAGCTGCGGGCAAACGTTTGTGCGGGGCTGGAAGAACTCGGCATCAAGCTCGACGCCGGCCGCAACGCCGCGGCGAAGGGCGAAGGGCGGATCAGCGCCGACGAGAGTCGGACGCAGGTCTGGATCATCCCGACGAACGAAGAGATCGTGGTCGCGAGGCAATCGAAACAACTGCTCGAAGCCGGCAAATAA
- a CDS encoding BMC domain-containing protein, which translates to MNEAIGLVETKGLVTLVEVTDAMAKAANVEIVKRISIGGGLVTAIVRGDVGSVRAAVEAGVQAGQQVGEVAASHVIPRPSEGLVKAYFS; encoded by the coding sequence ATGAACGAAGCAATCGGTTTGGTGGAAACGAAGGGTCTCGTGACGTTGGTCGAAGTGACCGACGCGATGGCGAAGGCCGCGAACGTAGAAATCGTGAAGCGAATCTCGATCGGCGGCGGTCTCGTGACGGCGATCGTCCGCGGCGACGTCGGTAGCGTGCGTGCTGCGGTCGAAGCAGGCGTTCAAGCCGGCCAGCAAGTCGGCGAAGTAGCCGCGAGCCATGTCATTCCGCGTCCGTCGGAAGGTTTGGTCAAGGCCTACTTCTCGTAA
- a CDS encoding class II aldolase/adducin family protein, whose amino-acid sequence MAVNVHKIKQEICEIGRRLYAKGFAAANDGNITYRLSENEVLCTPTMICKGFMKPEDICTVDMEGKQLAGVRKRTSEVLLHLAIMKERPDVKSCVHCHPPHATAFAIAREPIPQCVLPEVEVFLGETPITVYETPGGDAFANTVLPFVKKTNVIILANHGTISYGESVERAYWWTEILDAYCRMLMLAKDLGKVTYLNQQKSQELIDLKTKWGWSDPRVAPGMENCDICANDVFRDSWKSAGIERRAFDAPPPMPGGKSAAGVVTEGTPVVEAIKSAAAAALGGSANAIDQESLVKMITDRVMAELSKR is encoded by the coding sequence ATGGCTGTCAACGTCCACAAAATCAAACAAGAGATCTGCGAGATCGGCCGACGCTTGTATGCGAAAGGCTTCGCCGCGGCGAACGACGGCAACATCACGTATCGCCTCAGCGAGAACGAAGTTCTCTGCACGCCGACGATGATCTGCAAAGGGTTCATGAAGCCCGAGGATATTTGCACGGTCGATATGGAAGGGAAACAGCTTGCCGGAGTGCGCAAGCGCACGAGCGAAGTGCTACTGCACTTGGCGATCATGAAGGAACGGCCGGACGTGAAGAGCTGCGTCCACTGCCACCCGCCGCACGCCACGGCCTTCGCGATCGCTCGCGAGCCGATCCCGCAATGCGTGTTGCCGGAAGTCGAAGTGTTTCTCGGCGAGACGCCGATCACGGTCTACGAGACCCCCGGCGGCGATGCCTTTGCGAACACGGTGCTGCCGTTCGTGAAGAAGACGAACGTGATCATTCTCGCCAACCACGGCACGATCAGCTACGGCGAGAGCGTCGAACGGGCCTACTGGTGGACCGAAATTCTCGATGCCTATTGTCGCATGCTCATGCTCGCCAAAGACCTCGGCAAGGTGACGTATTTGAATCAACAGAAGTCGCAAGAGTTGATCGACCTCAAAACCAAATGGGGTTGGAGCGATCCTCGCGTTGCGCCGGGCATGGAGAATTGCGACATTTGCGCCAACGACGTCTTCCGCGACAGTTGGAAGTCGGCCGGTATCGAACGCCGCGCCTTCGACGCTCCGCCGCCGATGCCGGGAGGCAAGTCCGCTGCCGGCGTAGTGACCGAAGGAACGCCGGTCGTCGAAGCGATTAAATCGGCCGCCGCGGCCGCGCTGGGGGGCAGCGCCAACGCCATCGACCAAGAATCGCTGGTGAAGATGATCACCGATCGCGTGATGGCCGAACTCTCGAAGCGATAA